The sequence agtacgggcgatgatgtgtgtatatatacttttacgaaaaataccaatcagggcaactcattgcctaaaaattaaaaaaagacgctgatttttgcagatcttaacaatcatcaaaacccattgagcttgacacactcatcacacctggcaaaaaaaaaaaaaaaaatctacatgtttatcatgccattttcaaagaaattctgcttccaatgtgccagtaccccaatgtgcaagttccccaacgtgcaagtaccccaacgtggcccgggctgcgagggccctttatagctgctcgcagctctagttttgttttgttttttaaatgtgttgagGTTTAGCTCATTTGGAAATTTCACTTAGTGCCAATAAGCATTCATAATTGGTTTCTCACCATGCAGGCGACGCTCCAGATGTCTGCTGGCGGGCCGTATTCGGACCCCAGTAAGACCTCCAGTGAACGATACTGTCGAGTTTGGATCTCCTCACAGAAATGTTTGTACTGCTCAAAGAAACAGAGGGTAAAaagatacatgaaaaaaaaagagatagaaaaaaaacaaactcttaaTTCTTATGTTTACCACTATCCATTTGTTTTTACCAGAGTGTCAAATTATAATAATAGCATGATCCCTGGAGCAAAActaattaactaaataaaaaataaataaatacatacatttaaaaaaaaaaagtgtttcttacctctactttgattaaaaaacacattacatGGATAATCTCGTTAATGCTACAGCGTCACACAGTATGCTAATGAAGCTCTGGTAAACATGAGCTGAAAGAGGCTCTCCTGTCAACATGGTGGGAGTTGTCAACTGTTCCACTCACCACTTCACATTTCACTCTTTTGTTAGTCCACCTTCTCTCTACTCTGATTCCATGCATACTCTCTTTTCCCCAATCACCATCAATCTTTTTGTATGTGGCTCATGGACATATTTAGACGGATGCTATACATTTTTacagctatttttttcccctttgtttTGGGTTAATTATGACATATATTGTTTAGGGATTTAAATGACGCAATGAAATTAGAATAAATTGAAACAATATGAGTGACCTACCACCCAGCAAGAACTGCCTAGGTCAGCAATCTTCACTGCAGCATCATTTAACACGCAGGGAATCAGATCATCTTCTCCTAGAAGAAAATGACAAGGAAAAAATTAATTACAGGTTTTATCCATTGTAAGAACTAGTGAAATTCAATCAGAGAACTTTTGAAATGGTGCAGAAACAATATTGATTtgaaatacatatatgtataaatgTGTTTGCTCTTCTGCCCTTGGATGGCAAGCATAATTTCATGcaaaaatgaccccaaaaaTTTACAAAACCTTACAGTAGAACACAGGACACTGAATgtcaaattaacattttaactgaGTTCCTTCAACGCTGTAGCACTGAGAATTCATTTTTGAACATCACTCCGCATCTGTagcaagaaaataaacaaacggTGCCTGTGGACTCAGCCTCATTTCCACTTGGTACAGTGGACACAGTTCCTTTTCCCACTGGTCCGGGGTGGGACTGCTTTTTTGGACACAGCAGGATGTTCTCTGGCTTGATGTCTGTGTGGATGATTTTACACTGAGAATGAAGGTAATCCAAACCCTGCAGAACCTAAAAGAAATGATTACAacaagaaagataaattattattattattattattattccactGTACCTGTTTTGTTACTCATTGTTCGTCACTGATAATGTTTATGTGCATGAAGATGAATACATAATAGTGTTCAAAAACAAGATGGTAAATAATATATTcgttttgattgaaaaaaaaatcaatccacCAGAGTctaattaagaaattatgtagTTTGGTGAGACGGTGAAAGATTTCAAACAGATTTCAAGATGGCCCAAGTGTTAAAATTTCAAGCCCAATTTTCAGATCCTGAGTAATTATTTtgtggtgttttttattttaattttattttttttatttttttttaataatggtgGTTTCTCCCAGCTAACCAGCAAATACGAAAAATCTGCCCCCTTGATAAGACAAACAGTCATCAAAATGTACCTGGGTGAGTATCTGTTTGACATATGGCTGCAACACTCGCGCATTCCCAGAGCGCACCTGCAAGCTTCTCAGGTCTGGTCCGAGCAGCTCCAGTACCAGACACATGTCTAAACAGCTGTCATTAAGGGCCATCCAATGACCAGGAGTGCAGTGGGGCCTCCAATATGAAACACCTGCCATCAACATCTGTTCCGAAATGCAGCTTTACCAgccatttatttacatttggaaACAATTTTCACTTTAGGAAATAGAAATAAGCTGTTACAGCCTAAAAGTCTCACCCTCATAAAAGttttgtttattctccagtcaaatattttaccaaacaatttCACACTCGTAACTGTTACACAAGGTCCTACAAGAGTAGTGTTTTAATGACAAATGACTTTCATCTGCAGGACAGTGGTAATGAGTCAAGCAGTAACCGGTACTTGGTGGCCCATTGAAGCCATTGAGCCATTGAAGTCATTGCAAATAAGAGCACTTTCAACAGAATGAACCAAATCAAGGGCAATTATAAGAAATGAATGGAGCTGGTCTGTGAGGATACGAACACCATTGTCTCCAGCCATCTTGAACTCATCCAGCAGACGAACGATCCTTTGACTGTGCGGATGTCGGCTAGCGCGACCAGCGGCCTATGAAGAAGCCATGCAGTGTGGCGAACAAGAAGAGAATGAGTCAAGACAATTCGAAATTTGCAGGAGAAGCTGGAGAGGATAGTTGGACTGACACATTGTAGGAGTGTGAGTTCATCCTGTCCTGCTTGAGCGAAACCAGCTCCGCTCTTCAGAACTTTCACTGCAACATGCCCACCTGATCTGAAAACAgcataattattatattatgattattgttattagtaTATACTGGAATAGTAGTAGTATTGTTGtagtttttattgcttaaattctACTCTTTATGTCTGTTGAAAACTCATAGGTAATGTAGTACAAACATTTGTGTACAATTTCCCAATAAATTCTCCTGATATCATGTTGACTTTAAAAGCAGTTAATGAAGCccttcactcttttttttttcttttttttttctaaaattagTTAAAGGGACGTTTGTTTAATTGCTGATGGCAGTATATGGTACTGTATAGTATATGGTACCTGCCTAACTACTGTAACTCTACTTACCTAACCATAACCGTACTAACCCTACAGGTAACTTAATGGATAATATCAGTTTAGATCTACCCAAGGTCCAGGCAGAGCCACACAGTGGCAAAGTAACCCCAGCCAAGCTTGGAGATCACCTTGTATCTTCTGTTGAATACGTCACCTATCTGCACAGGGTGATAGCCACCTGAGGAgataaaaaagggaaaacaaataTGGGGATGATATTTTGTGGCGAACATTATCTTCAAGCTATTTGTGGATCTCATCTCTTGCTGTGTATGTAATggctaatcatccatccatccatccatccatccatccatccatccatccatccatccatccatccttcagcTTGTCCTCATTTAAGGGCATGGGAGGTCCCGAGCATGACGAGTCACAACAGTAAATAATTGTAGTAAGAGACTAAAACCACATTTTAGAAAAAGGGGATCTTCATCCAAGATCAAATTGGCACAAGTTTCTTCTATGTTGATTTTAGTCCATTCTTTTTATTACAGCTATGTTTTCAAATGGCAGACATTACAGTGTTGTTTGGAAAGAACACACAACTTCCATTTCATCTCTCCACAAAAATAGTTTGACAGTGAGCTATGGAACATCCAAGCGTAGTATTGCAAACCTGTAGCaagttgttttggttttttttggataGCAGTGAGGTCCTCCAGTGACTGTTTCATGGTTTAGTTCATGTAAATTTTTCAACAGacacatttgatttgatttctttGTCTTTAGCCAGCGTTttgatttttctgttttgtacTCTTTCAGTAATGTTTACAGCAAGTGTAGCAAAAGTGCTTAATTTTCTCTCTTCTCTATTTTACTGTACACACTTTTGTGACCCTTTTGACCCCAATGAAGTTCGCAAATATTGATTGTAAGTATATTTCTCATCAGCAATAAGATATGTGTTTGTCTATTGGCTGAACAGAGTGCAGATGAGATCACATTTTATAACCATCTTATGCATAGATCCAAGTAATTCCACAGACTTTATAGCAACTGAAAAATACTACAGCTGATTGATAAAGAcgatccaaaaataaaaacacattgctACAAAAGTCTATGAAAAACTAAATTATGTAACTTATGTGGTTGATTTAATGTACatcttcataataataataataataataataataataataataataataataataatactgcgattggctggcaaccagtccagggtgtaccccgcctactgcccagagccagctgagataggcgccagcaccccccgcgacccttgtgaggaataagcggtcaagaaaatggatggatggatggataataataataataataataataataataataataataataataataatactgtgattggctggcaaccagtccagggtgtcccccgcctactgcccagagccagctgagataggcgccagcaccccccgcgacccttgtgaggaataaacggtcaagaaaatggatggatggatggataataataataataataataatactaataataataataatactaataataataataataataataataataataataataattattattattattattattatttattagtagtaTGAGTTTTATGAGTGCATGTGTAAATGAGCACGGTGTAAGAGGGGGAAGAAGGAAACGTTGTCATACCATAACAGTATTCTCTTGGGTTCTCAGCGTCCTTGAGCTCCAGCTGCTTCAGGCATCCCAGGGCCGCGGAACTAAGAGATAACCCAGATTTActcctgacacacacacacacacacacacacacacccgcacacgcacccccacacactCTCCCGAACACACAAGTATATGaagacaacaacaaccacaGTCATACTCAGCATAGCTCTATCAAGGCCAAACAATTCTAATTTGAAGCCACCACACCATTATAGTACCAATTGCATgtggctgcattttttttccttttcataaaGATGCATACATTTATTCACTGAGAACTGAAGGAAAACGAGGCCAAATGTCTCCTTTGCCACTCATTCATCCAAAGCAGCCTGGATCAGTTAgcaatacttttttctttttctttttttttccgtaatCCTGCTGAGTGACAGCAAACACATAACCTCCAACCTGGAGTTGCCCGCATTGCTGATTATGCTGACATCATAAATTTAGGGTGGGCTCGTGTTGCTAGCGGGTCCCTGAGGACGAAGGAACTACTTTTAACTAAGTTATCACTGACTCAAATCTCTTCATGGAAACTTGGCCTGCCGCACAGCCTGCTAAAAGAGGATGTACGGAAGTCACACTATTTACAACTCAGATGTTAATGCATTTTGTAGCCTGACAACTAGCTGCTGTGAGGGTGGAAACAAGAGACTAATgagactgaaaaaaaattgagattggctggcaaccagtccacggtgtacctcgcctactgcccaaagccaactgagataggctccagcaccccacatgaccattgtgaggaatcagcagttaagaaaatggatggatggaaattctaATGGAATTACTCATTCCTTTTTGCATCGAAATGTTAATTTGGAAAATTCCCAGAATGAATGTACCATTTTGTTTCAACAGAAAATCAGCAGAACGGTCAACAAGACGACAAATCCAGCATGTAGAATATCAACTGCACAAGCATGCTTTCCTTTGTTGTTTGCAGATGTGCACTTTTTTAACTTGCTTTCAACAAAAGGCTTGCAACTCACGTGTGATTTTGAAGAGGGGTGGCGTAGTGCGAGCGGCGACTCCTCTCCATCGTGCCCAACCTGCAGAAACAACAGTGGTCCAAGTGCAAACGATCTCTAAGTACTAATAGTCATCAGATCCATTCAGCCACAAATGGAAATTGAAACTCGTTCTGGTCCTGGTCCAAAATTCACCGTTCACTGGTGTGTTGCTCTCTCGTGGAAATTCAAAGTCCtgcttgaccaaaaaaaaaaaaaaaaaagttaacagcTGTTGTtgccctttattattattttttaattatagctGCTTTGACCTTGCGGTTATATGGGTCGACTGGCACGAAAGCGGCATCCCCGTCCTCCAACGCACCAAAAATAGAGTGGCAGAAACATGTCAATGTATCCCGACACATAATCCATCTTCCATATCTGTTCTTGGAATCTTGTCATTGGGATTCCTTTGCCATTCTCTGATAACTAAAGTAAAGTGAATAAAGTTTAACTGTAGGTCGGCACATCATGGGTTCAAATGCAGGctctcctgtgtggagtttcttTGTTCTTTCCATGCCTGTGTGCGTTTAAATGAAGACGAATTCCCCCTTAAAGTGAGTGtgaatgtttatttgtttatatgtggCCTGTGATTGGGTGATGACCAGTTAATATCAGTTAGTCACCAACCACTTGCCCAAATTCacgtgggataggctccagcacacctgcgAGGATAAGAAATTaacaaaagtgtgcacacatttgtgtgtgtcaaaaaaagagagacagtGAGTGAACAGTGTGAATGTATGTGAATGTCTGGCCTTCCCTCTTGCGCGCAGCTGTTTACTCAGATGACGATCGATGTGGTCGCACAAGCACTTGTACTATTCTTATCATGGATCACAAGGAGCCACTATCACCTTGATGCTAAAagctaagcagagctgcagtgttgTTGGATGCACATAATAGTGTTTACCTAAACTGGCATATAAACACATTGGGTCACGTTACACTAAGCCACCACAGCCTGCAAAACCTGAATGAACTTTACCTACGTGCCACAAAACAGAACTGCCACCGCTTTTTCAAACAGGGCTGTTTATACAAGGTGATTGATGAGATGACATGACATCACTAACCCAGTGGTGGAAgtccacacacacatacaaatacTTGCAACCAAAATTGTGGTGTCTGCCCTTTGTTCTGCTGAGATAAAAGTCCAGACTGCCTGCATTTTGCCGCACTTATAAATGAAAACAGGCATGCACATACTAGTTGACCTTTAACATGACCCTGTTCCGGAATCTGGACTGAAATATGACCTGCATTTATTTACGACAGCTAATTTAAGATGCACATAAATGTCAGTGGTTAGTGGTATTTGGTTTCAATACAGGCAGATGCACATGATTGATATGTATCAGAAAGGGTTTGTCAACACAAGTGATTCAGGGTACGGGAATTCGTGTATTTGTGCTAGCAATATAGGATAGTATACCATCACATTTTCTGGATTTTCTTTAATTCCAGTGCAAAAGTAGACAAAAGCTCAAGTAGAGTGTAGCgtgtagtgtagtgtagtgtCATAGATGTCAGATtagtgctgttgaactgtcaaccaagatagcactTAACATAAGCTAAAATGTAGCGTCCCaggttttaattttaaaaatctgaTCATCCTATGCAAGAGACCCAGTGCAACATATCTAGAGTAGAGATGTCCACCTGTAAATTTTGGTGATGATTGTAAACAATATAAGAgaagtagttgtagtagtgGTTTCAACTGGGCTAATTGTCTTGTTCTTTTGCTGATGTCACACCAAGACATGCATGTTATTGATTATGGGAATAAAAAAGGGGTGTTCCACATTAATTTTTGATTTACAAACTGCTCCAAAACAGATTGATCCGACTAAAAATgctaaatgggggggggggggttatggggGGGCGGCTGGCAATCTTGCCACCATAAAGCCTATAGGCCTAAGTAGATGTTCCCCCCCCCAGTGCACTGTACTTTGGTATTTACTTTTGTAACAGCTTCTTACTTTTGACTctctacatttgaaaacaaatatcaGTACATTTTATTCATTACTTTGTCAAAATATGATTATTTTCCCCAATCTTGGCAGATAATGGCACAtcttaaaaaaagacaactaaAGAGAGGTCAACAAATTGTCAGGTGTTAAGATGCCAActcatgttatgtacaaaatgtaaacacaccCCAAATAAAGACAAGACAACAGACAAAGACAACTAATCCGTTGTACTCCAATGTGCTATAATAATTCAAAGCATTGTTAGACCGGGGAACACTTTATTGCAACACATTCAGGTATTGTTAGGTTAAAATTACTTTGTAAGAGTGTGCATCTACAGGAACAAAGTCACATTAAGTGTGACTTGCATCCGCACGCAAACTACAAGCAACACTAACGTGTATGTACAGGTTGAAGGCTTGCAAAAATACACAGTACCACATtacaaaaaagtgaaaattgacaacttttttttttagtcacagCAAGAGCTCACATcttagaaacaaaaacaaaaaaataaaggtcTAAAATAAGCATAGCTCTTTTCtgctttgaaaataaaaatgacgtaCATTTAAGTTGGAAGGGCATCTCTCCGTGGCAAAAATCCACAAACTTTTTTCATCATAagctattaaataaataaacaataaattaaaacaaatcaaaGCAAAATAATTCACAGAGGAACAAATGTACCTTCATGAACCTAACATAAGACGTTGAAACCAGCCAAATAACGTGTTAGCTGTTTTGCGGAGACACACTTTACGCACGTTTATCTTAATATGTTTTAGTTTGGAGAAGACAAACTGGATGAATGTTGCAAAGAACTTGATGATTATATGACAAATCACCAAATTAATCAAGAACAAATTGGGATAGACGCATCAATAACGGCACACTTGCTAATGTCAGGATGCtaactgcaaaaacaaacactgtCTCTGTTGACTTACTCACAAATATGAACTAAAACaaatattgaaaatgtttttaataatggGATTTCTTTTGTAACGTTTTAAGGCCAAACTGTTTCTATTTTGTACCAACTTTAGACAAGAGGAGGCCCAAATAATCTATTTAACATATGACATGTTGGACGGATCAATTTGAGTGAAAAGGTACAGTATGTCTTGAATTgataaaacctttaaaaaaaatgtgtttctgtTACACTGCAGGTATAATGTGACAATAATTAGTACAGTATATCCAATAAGAAATACCAGTAAATCAGTGCACATTGAATTGAGTAAGACTTGAATGAACGACTAAAGGAAAATAGAAGCAAATACGTCTTGGGTCTCTTTCCATCAAAGGGGGGCAGTTTGGGGTAACTGTTCAAGTCAACTCCTCTTGCGCCTTTTCGTCCTTTTCTTCATCTATTGTGTCTTGTGAAgattaatatatgtattttgtacatttttttttttttttaggaatgttCTGTGTGGTTTTTCATCAAGATCCACCAAGGAAAGCAAACATCCTTCCTTTTTCCATCTTTCCCTTTCTCAAATGCTCCACCATGCCTCctttttgtttgtgtataaAATGGTTCTTTCCAAGAGGTGTGAATATTTTCCTTTCAAAGTCTTTGCAGTTAAAAGGGATGTTGGGTCATAGGTCTGTGACTTTGTTCTCAACGGCTGCAGCAATCTGTTGCAGCCTGTATCCAAGCTGCATCTTCTGGGCTGTGCAGTCCTCCTCCAGGGCGGTGATGATCTGATCGCGTTGGATAGATATGGTCAAATTAGAAAAAATATCATGTATTATCATatgaattgcattttttttaactacaatacAATATTCCTTATTATATTGATTGCATTGACTTTCCTGTTATGATGTATTATGATATTTGTGAGGTATTAAATTTGCAAATGTGAGTCAGGACATGCAGAGTTTTAACTCAAATAAATTGGCTGTTTTACATAGTCTTATTAtagtaaatgtatttaattagggatgtttaataccacttttttttcagtccgATAACAGGATgaatactcaactcttgagttgtcactgataccaagtaccaatgcCACTAGtaattttgatacataaaatttccctgAATTAAAATTAAGGAGCtaaatttattttggcaaataaaagactaaacacaaaaatggcaacaccagCTATTTACCAAACATTTTGTGCTCCATTTCTCCATTAATACCtcgacatgtaaaaaaaaataaaaaaatgactttttaaaaagtaacttattACCCAAACCTGTGTccagttcaatttttttttctttcttagcgTTACCCACAAATGTGTGCCAGTGATGGCAAACAGGAGAAAATGTTCTCGTCTAAAGAAGCATGTATAGGACTCCTCACAATATAATGATACACATATCGGTCATAGACATACAAATCTTGCAGAGGtccactttgaaaatatttgtttaattgCCAGTTTTCATATGCTGTGGTCAAATATCTGTGAAATTACTCTTGATGGATTGCCAAAGAAAGCAGCTATAAACAAGCTGGTGGATCTGTAAAAGTGTTGAATTCATCTTCACGGTCATATGGAACATTCAATTTACCGTGTTTTCCAATTGTACACTCTAACTGGTGAGAATCTTACCATCTACACCTAGTCTATATGCAATCATCAAAATAGATGGGGttttttgacactcacttgaTCATAGTACTTGTTGATGTACTTGTACAACTCATGCAAAGCCACCAGGAAGTTGACCTCACCGGCATAGTTCTGTTTTAGACGGGTGAAAACAGAGATGAACCATCAGGAGGGGTGAAAGAGCCGCACTGGTTTCcattcataatttattttaaacgcCACAACCATCTCAAAAGGAAACCGCTATGAATGATTCACAGGTTCTAAGCAAGGACAACATTTTCCAACATGTGAAGACACGGAAGGTAACATACACGGGAGAGCTCTGCCAGAGCCGAGTTCATCTCCTGGTCACTGGCTGAGATGGTCTGACGGATGTCGGCATAGTACCTGCAGCAGACAGCGGAATGTGTAGAAATAAGAACTAGCGTAGCatttatattttcatatttaaggTGTGCTTAAAATATAAAGAACACAAGAGCCACCCTTGCTACAATAACAAGACTAATAAAATAGACATTtgttacattatttaaaaaaaacaaaaacaaaaaaaacttgtcaaATGAAGCTTGAACCCATCACCAGTGTAATGTGCAGCAGACAGCAATGAGTGTGTGGCGTGTCTGCTTCGAAAGCATCCAAGCATGTAAGCCTCGCAGGCCTCGTCTACCCACTGTCTGGCCATAACAGACTGTCACATGCAGGCCTCCCTCTCCTCCATTGCAGAGTGCCCCTGGTCAGTGGGCTGACTGCTGCCTGCTTGCCCAACATTTCCTACCTCTCCACCATCTGTTTGTAGCGTGGGATGTCTCGAGCGTAGAGCAACTTGTTGATGGGGGAGTCCTGTGAAAGCAAGACAAATTGAAATGGTGTCCTGAATAAACATTCAGGAAGGTTATACAAGAAACGGTTTCCTTTCAATGTATACTATAAACAAGGATCAAAAGTCTACTCTCAAATCAAATAATATGTATCAAATGACTGAACTTTTAAAAGTTTTATGGTCAAGTAATGTAATGTATAAGAGCCATGCACTCATAGATTTGACTTTTAGGTGCACCTGCTCTGTTGAATGCTGGCAAAAACAAACTACAGAAAATGGAAGCATACAGCATCTTGTATTAGCTCTCATCAgactgtgcaggtgtacctaataatgtGGCGGGTGGACACAGTAATTGCAGTGACATACTGGTGTGCTGCTTTAAGATTGCTCTCTGCAGCAGTTTCATATTGGCTGACTATGATTAGCTCACCCGTCCCAGTTTGTGGTCAGCAATTGTGCACGAGTCCATAAAAGTCTGAGCAATGACAAACAGCACAGCGTCCACGTGCTCCGAGGTCTGCACGTTGAAAATGAACTGCGGATTCTTCAGGATGTTGATCCAAAATCGCAGCGGTAAGCTGTTTGGTGAGACAATAACACGCATCAGCTGTATCGAAAGAAAAACTAAGCACGAGaaccatacacaaaaaaaacaaaaaaacaaaacaaaactgtaaacTGTATAGGAAAAGGGA is a genomic window of Festucalex cinctus isolate MCC-2025b chromosome 2, RoL_Fcin_1.0, whole genome shotgun sequence containing:
- the LOC144013218 gene encoding SRSF protein kinase 3, which encodes MERSRRSHYATPLQNHTVCGGACAGVCVCVCVCVRSKSGLSLSSAALGCLKQLELKDAENPREYCYGGYHPVQIGDVFNRRYKVISKLGWGYFATVWLCLDLGSGGHVAVKVLKSGAGFAQAGQDELTLLQCAAGRASRHPHSQRIVRLLDEFKMAGDNGVHMCLVLELLGPDLRSLQVRSGNARVLQPYVKQILTQVLQGLDYLHSQCKIIHTDIKPENILLCPKKQSHPGPVGKGTVSTVPSGNEAESTGEDDLIPCVLNDAAVKIADLGSSCWVYKHFCEEIQTRQYRSLEVLLGSEYGPPADIWSVACMAFELLTGDSLFEPKAGATFSLEEDHIAQIMDLLGKIPPAVAMSGKYSAEYFNHRGDLRRVGPLRIWSLYDVLVEKYHFHLDEATTFSDFLIEMLDYYPKRRATASQCLLHPWLTS